Proteins from a genomic interval of Nitrosomonas sp.:
- the secA gene encoding preprotein translocase subunit SecA, with the protein MLNNLLKKFFGSRNDRLVKQYMQTVRKINEFESAIAVLTDVALQEKTNEFRNRLANGETLDQLMMEVFAVVRETSKRVLGMRHFDVQLIGGMVLHEGKIAEMRTGEGKTLMATLPTYLNALSGKGVHIVTVNDYLARRDAEWMGQIYRFLGLTVGVVVSQMPQETKQAAYAADITYGTNNEYGFDYLRDNMVGHVIERVQRPLNFAIVDEVDSILIDEARTPLIISGMAEGDTEIYTKINKLIPKLVKQDNEKSVGDFSVDEKTQQVLISETGFEHAEALLSEVGLLSAGTSLYDPANINLIHHLNAALRAHNLYNRDQHYVVQDNEVIIVDEFTGRLMPGRRWSEGLHQAVEAKENVAIQKENQTLASITFQNYFRMYEKLAGMTGTADTEAFEFQQIYGLETVVIPTHRSMVREDRMDQVFRTTKEKYQAILADIKDCYERGQPVLVGTTSIENNELLSGLLKQEKLPHQILNAKQHAREADIIAQAGQSKMVTIATNMAGRGTDIVLGGNPEPDVHRIQADTALDNTTKTERIKAIQDDWQIRHDEVIKLGGLHIIGTERHESRRIDNQLRGRSGRQGDPGSSRFYLSLEDSLLRIFSSDRVASIMTKLNMPEGEAIEHPWVTRAIENAQRKVEARNFDIRKQLLEYDDVANDQRKVIYQQRSELLEADQNISDTISAIRENVIDGMVSLYMPPQSIEEQWDIAGLEKVLLAEFNLHLPVQQWLDEDQDLHEENLRQRIIETVNTFYTNKVVQAGTTLMQQYERMVMLHTLDSHWREHLGALDHLRQSIHLRGYAQKNPKQEYKREAFELFTGMLESVKAEVTRILLTVQIRNEQQVDAVADAPVPGGMQYHHANYEDVVGDGVPSAKNQDDTESKVQPYIRGNDKVGRNDPCPCGSGKKYKQCHGKLE; encoded by the coding sequence ATGTTAAATAATTTACTGAAAAAGTTTTTTGGTAGCCGTAATGATCGGCTTGTCAAGCAATATATGCAAACTGTGCGCAAAATTAATGAGTTTGAGTCAGCTATTGCAGTGTTAACGGATGTTGCGTTGCAAGAAAAAACAAATGAATTCAGAAATAGGTTGGCGAATGGCGAAACACTGGATCAATTGATGATGGAAGTATTTGCAGTGGTGCGTGAAACCAGCAAACGCGTATTGGGTATGCGTCATTTTGATGTGCAGTTGATCGGTGGCATGGTACTGCATGAAGGCAAGATAGCTGAGATGCGTACGGGTGAAGGGAAAACGCTGATGGCAACGTTACCAACCTACCTGAATGCTTTGTCTGGCAAGGGTGTGCATATTGTGACGGTCAATGATTATCTTGCCAGACGTGATGCGGAATGGATGGGGCAGATCTATCGTTTTCTGGGACTGACTGTTGGCGTGGTGGTGTCACAAATGCCGCAGGAAACCAAACAGGCGGCCTATGCGGCGGATATCACCTATGGTACGAATAATGAATATGGCTTTGATTATCTGCGTGACAACATGGTTGGGCATGTTATCGAGCGAGTGCAGCGACCCCTTAATTTCGCCATTGTTGATGAAGTGGATTCGATTCTGATTGATGAGGCGCGCACACCCTTGATTATTTCCGGTATGGCGGAAGGTGATACCGAGATTTATACCAAGATCAACAAGCTTATCCCAAAGCTGGTTAAACAGGACAATGAGAAAAGTGTGGGTGATTTCAGTGTGGATGAAAAAACTCAGCAGGTACTGATAAGCGAGACAGGATTCGAACATGCTGAGGCATTGCTAAGCGAAGTCGGATTATTGTCTGCAGGAACCAGTTTGTATGATCCAGCAAATATCAATCTGATACACCATCTCAATGCAGCGTTGCGTGCGCATAATCTGTATAACCGTGATCAGCATTATGTGGTTCAGGATAATGAAGTCATTATTGTGGATGAATTTACCGGTCGGCTTATGCCGGGGCGGCGTTGGTCGGAGGGATTGCACCAGGCGGTAGAGGCAAAAGAGAATGTCGCCATCCAGAAAGAAAACCAGACGCTAGCCTCCATCACTTTCCAGAATTATTTCCGTATGTACGAGAAACTTGCTGGCATGACCGGAACGGCGGATACGGAAGCATTTGAATTTCAGCAGATCTACGGACTCGAAACCGTGGTGATTCCAACACATCGTTCGATGGTTCGAGAAGATCGCATGGATCAGGTTTTTCGTACTACCAAGGAAAAATATCAGGCTATCCTGGCAGATATCAAGGATTGTTATGAGCGCGGACAGCCGGTCCTCGTCGGTACGACCTCTATCGAAAATAATGAACTGTTGTCAGGTTTGCTGAAGCAGGAAAAACTGCCGCATCAGATACTGAATGCCAAACAGCACGCCCGCGAAGCGGATATCATCGCTCAGGCGGGCCAGTCCAAAATGGTTACGATTGCGACTAATATGGCTGGACGTGGTACCGATATTGTATTGGGAGGGAATCCCGAACCTGATGTTCATCGTATTCAGGCTGATACTGCACTGGATAATACAACCAAAACTGAGCGCATCAAGGCTATACAGGATGACTGGCAAATCCGCCATGACGAAGTGATCAAGCTGGGTGGATTGCATATTATTGGAACAGAACGACACGAGTCTCGTCGTATTGATAACCAGTTGCGAGGACGTTCGGGTCGGCAGGGCGATCCTGGTTCCAGTCGTTTCTACCTGTCACTGGAAGATTCGCTGCTGCGTATTTTTTCCTCGGATCGCGTCGCCAGCATCATGACCAAACTTAACATGCCGGAAGGGGAGGCAATCGAGCATCCCTGGGTGACTCGTGCAATTGAAAATGCGCAGCGCAAGGTTGAAGCGCGTAATTTTGATATTCGCAAACAATTGCTGGAGTACGATGACGTTGCTAATGATCAGCGGAAGGTGATTTACCAGCAGCGTAGTGAATTACTGGAAGCGGACCAGAATATTTCCGATACCATCAGCGCTATTCGGGAGAATGTCATCGACGGAATGGTCAGCCTGTATATGCCACCACAGAGCATCGAGGAACAGTGGGATATCGCCGGGCTGGAGAAAGTGCTGCTGGCTGAATTTAATCTCCATTTGCCTGTTCAGCAATGGCTGGACGAAGACCAGGATTTGCATGAAGAGAATTTACGGCAACGCATTATTGAAACGGTCAATACTTTCTATACGAATAAAGTGGTACAGGCAGGCACGACCTTAATGCAGCAATATGAACGAATGGTGATGCTGCACACACTTGATAGCCACTGGCGTGAGCATCTGGGAGCGCTGGATCATTTGCGGCAGAGTATTCATTTGCGCGGCTATGCACAAAAAAATCCCAAGCAGGAATATAAACGGGAGGCTTTCGAATTATTTACCGGAATGCTGGAATCCGTTAAAGCGGAAGTGACCAGAATTTTACTGACCGTGCAGATCAGGAACGAACAACAAGTGGATGCTGTTGCTGATGCACCTGTTCCAGGGGGCATGCAGTACCACCATGCTAACTATGAAGATGTGGTGGGTGATGGTGTGCCATCAGCAAAAAATCAGGACGACACCGAGAGCAAGGTACAGCCTTATATTCGCGGGAATGACAAGGTTGGACGCAATGATCCTTGTCCGTGTGGTTCAGGAAAAAAATACAAACAATGCCATGGCAAGCTTGAGTAA
- a CDS encoding M23 family metallopeptidase, whose protein sequence is MNIILISSRLGQAKSLTLTRYHIFMGLLLLLVIVVFFAITLNRFAGEVVDKINHPMLSAVLQNSESKRNIKIQEHLNKNLDFMAAKVGKMQVQLFRLNELGRRLVDLYGIDPQELSFDQLPGQGGVDREIHERNLSLDELNQTLHLVARSLRDRADKLTVLDSLLLGDRIEQEMLPSAMPLETGWFSSDFGMRIDPFTGKKSFHEGVDFPAKPGTPIKAAAGGVVVFSAYQPGYGNMVAIDHGNALVSRYAHASRLLVNVGQVVLKGQKIAEIGSTGRSTGPHLHFEIRHNDIPLNPSRFLKKTN, encoded by the coding sequence ATGAATATTATTCTTATTTCTAGCCGATTAGGGCAAGCAAAATCATTAACCTTGACACGCTACCACATATTCATGGGGTTGCTACTATTGCTGGTGATAGTGGTTTTTTTTGCTATCACGCTGAATCGCTTTGCCGGAGAGGTTGTGGATAAAATTAATCATCCGATGCTAAGTGCTGTGCTGCAGAATTCGGAGTCCAAAAGAAATATTAAAATCCAAGAGCATTTGAACAAAAATCTGGATTTTATGGCGGCTAAAGTGGGGAAGATGCAAGTACAGCTGTTTCGCTTAAACGAATTAGGGCGGCGGTTAGTGGATTTATATGGTATTGATCCACAGGAACTCTCCTTTGATCAGCTGCCGGGGCAGGGTGGGGTCGATAGAGAAATCCACGAGCGGAACCTATCCTTAGACGAACTCAACCAGACATTACACCTGGTTGCCCGATCTCTGAGAGACAGGGCAGATAAATTGACGGTGCTGGACAGTCTATTATTAGGTGATCGAATCGAACAAGAAATGCTGCCAAGCGCAATGCCATTGGAGACTGGTTGGTTTTCTTCGGATTTTGGTATGCGGATCGATCCTTTTACCGGTAAAAAAAGCTTCCATGAGGGTGTCGATTTTCCCGCTAAGCCCGGCACACCAATCAAAGCTGCTGCTGGTGGGGTGGTTGTCTTTTCTGCCTATCAACCCGGTTATGGTAACATGGTAGCCATTGATCACGGCAATGCACTGGTTAGTCGCTATGCGCACGCATCCAGGTTGTTGGTTAATGTAGGGCAAGTCGTGTTAAAAGGACAGAAAATTGCGGAAATCGGTAGCACCGGGCGTTCTACCGGGCCGCACTTGCATTTTGAAATCAGACATAATGACATACCACTTAATCCTTCCAGGTTTTTGAAAAAGACTAACTAG
- a CDS encoding DUF721 domain-containing protein produces the protein MSISNLRNYLTILGNSPDYEPIFNQANQLIEIQNRLLEIIPSSIQNRCMAGKCTDGIVPIYADNGVVASKLRQWAPAILRHLNKNNLTIKEIRIAVQPNPSRNHVQDPLKRVHQLNPSAIHHLNDLIATLPCESPLGQALIRFLNNNKQQA, from the coding sequence ATGTCGATCTCTAATTTAAGAAATTACTTAACTATTCTTGGTAACTCGCCTGATTATGAACCCATCTTCAATCAGGCAAATCAGTTAATTGAAATACAAAACAGGCTTTTGGAGATTATTCCATCGTCTATTCAGAATCGCTGTATGGCGGGGAAATGCACTGACGGCATCGTTCCAATCTATGCAGATAACGGTGTGGTCGCCAGCAAGCTACGTCAATGGGCACCCGCTATCCTGCGGCATCTCAATAAAAATAATCTTACAATTAAAGAGATTAGGATAGCCGTGCAACCCAACCCTTCTCGAAACCATGTACAAGACCCACTCAAACGCGTTCACCAACTCAACCCATCAGCTATTCATCATCTGAATGACCTGATCGCCACATTGCCCTGCGAATCGCCACTTGGACAGGCACTGATCAGGTTCCTGAACAACAACAAGCAACAAGCATAA
- a CDS encoding DUF2959 domain-containing protein translates to MYYSGLEKIGIPKRDVLVYRVEKARDTQEETKQQFKSALAQFTAVTRFDGGNLEKLYNKLNSEYEASVNMASEVKERIADIEGVSVALFEEWETEITQYNNPALKQQSQNKLTATRSHYRQLITAMKNAEARIQPVLSVFKDQVMYLKHNLNAQAITSLKSELGNLQSDVSTLIVSMENSINEANLFLSNMEKN, encoded by the coding sequence ATGTACTACAGCGGGCTTGAAAAAATAGGAATTCCCAAGCGGGATGTGCTGGTATATCGGGTTGAGAAGGCGCGCGACACACAGGAAGAAACCAAGCAGCAGTTTAAGTCTGCGTTGGCACAGTTCACAGCCGTAACGCGTTTTGATGGCGGCAATCTTGAGAAGCTATATAACAAACTGAATAGCGAATATGAGGCCAGCGTCAATATGGCAAGCGAGGTGAAAGAACGTATTGCTGATATCGAAGGAGTATCTGTCGCTCTGTTTGAGGAATGGGAGACGGAGATCACGCAATACAATAATCCGGCTCTCAAGCAGCAAAGTCAGAATAAGCTGACTGCAACCCGTAGTCATTATCGTCAATTGATTACGGCGATGAAAAATGCGGAGGCGAGAATTCAGCCCGTGTTGTCAGTATTTAAAGATCAGGTCATGTATCTCAAGCATAATCTTAATGCACAGGCGATTACTTCGCTGAAGAGCGAGCTGGGTAATCTGCAATCTGATGTTTCCACCTTGATTGTTTCAATGGAAAACTCCATTAATGAAGCCAATCTTTTCCTCTCTAACATGGAAAAAAACTAG
- a CDS encoding acylglycerol kinase family protein, with translation MIKTGLIFNPLGGQFRKRNTQIRQALASLSEVEQLQATSLEEFEQAVRALLAKNIEWLIVVGGDGTLQGVINCLFTQLPPTQWPVLTIVPAGTTNMISLDLGMCGKPESILLKIRQALQQSEARQIVKRSVLRIEQTGIKNVYGMLFGLGMIARGVKFSQSRVKQFGMTGNLFTIIIVLRSILGTFLGRPQTQWAPVCIMEKDEAGNIRKNFYLFALVSALERLLLGIRPYWGREPAALHATFVAQCSKKFWIRIWPLIIGRGHYLQQTDGYISYNTSQLELLLDDDYIVDGEVYRASSQNGPLRIYEDGPLRFRVL, from the coding sequence ATGATAAAAACCGGTTTGATCTTTAATCCGCTGGGTGGCCAGTTTCGTAAGCGCAATACGCAGATTCGCCAAGCGCTGGCCAGTCTGTCTGAAGTGGAACAACTACAGGCCACCAGTCTGGAGGAATTCGAACAGGCAGTACGTGCATTACTGGCAAAAAATATAGAGTGGTTGATCGTGGTGGGTGGTGATGGAACCCTGCAGGGCGTTATCAATTGTCTATTTACTCAGCTACCGCCGACGCAATGGCCTGTGTTAACCATTGTGCCGGCGGGAACAACTAACATGATTTCATTGGATTTGGGAATGTGTGGCAAACCGGAGTCGATATTGTTGAAGATCAGACAGGCCCTGCAACAGTCTGAAGCGCGACAGATTGTTAAACGTTCGGTTTTGCGTATCGAGCAGACCGGTATAAAAAATGTCTATGGAATGCTGTTTGGTCTGGGTATGATCGCGCGTGGTGTTAAGTTTTCACAGAGCCGGGTCAAACAGTTTGGAATGACTGGCAATCTCTTCACCATCATTATTGTTTTGCGCTCGATTCTCGGTACATTTTTGGGACGTCCGCAGACGCAGTGGGCGCCGGTGTGTATTATGGAAAAAGATGAGGCGGGAAATATCCGTAAAAATTTTTATCTGTTTGCTTTGGTGAGTGCGCTGGAGCGGCTGTTGCTGGGGATACGTCCGTATTGGGGGCGGGAACCGGCTGCGCTGCACGCCACCTTTGTTGCGCAGTGCAGCAAAAAATTCTGGATCCGGATATGGCCGCTGATTATCGGACGTGGCCACTATTTGCAACAGACAGATGGGTATATTAGCTATAACACTTCTCAGCTCGAACTTTTGCTTGATGATGACTATATTGTTGATGGCGAGGTTTATCGGGCTTCGAGCCAGAACGGGCCGTTACGGATCTATGAGGATGGTCCGCTGCGTTTTCGTGTACTTTAG
- a CDS encoding outer membrane protein assembly factor BamD codes for MLRYFVLVGLIGLLSACGLFPEKKVVDDKQSPNSLYAEAKNELNSGNYAAAVKLFEALEANYPYGRFAQHAQLEIAYAYYKDQENASAIAAADRFIQLYPHHRNVDYAYYIKGLANFNDNRGILGYITTKLISQDMSERDAKASRESFENFKQLVTRFPDSKYTPDALKRMAFLVNTLATGEVYVARYYMKRKAYVAAARRAQFILQEYPQTPAIEEALYIMARAYNELGLIDLRDDAEKVMRKNFPDSDYLSDSESLGEKPWWRIW; via the coding sequence ATGCTGCGATATTTTGTACTGGTTGGATTGATTGGGTTGCTCTCGGCATGTGGTCTATTTCCGGAAAAGAAAGTTGTCGATGATAAGCAATCTCCAAATAGCCTTTATGCCGAGGCTAAAAACGAACTGAATAGCGGTAACTATGCAGCCGCTGTCAAATTATTCGAAGCCTTGGAAGCAAATTATCCCTATGGTCGATTTGCCCAGCATGCACAGCTTGAAATAGCGTATGCCTATTATAAGGATCAGGAAAACGCATCTGCCATTGCTGCGGCGGATCGGTTTATTCAGCTTTATCCGCACCATCGTAACGTTGATTATGCCTACTACATAAAGGGATTGGCGAACTTTAACGATAACCGGGGAATTCTTGGTTACATTACTACCAAGCTGATCAGTCAGGATATGAGCGAAAGAGATGCGAAGGCATCTCGGGAGTCATTTGAAAATTTCAAGCAATTGGTTACCCGCTTTCCTGATAGTAAGTACACACCTGACGCGCTCAAGCGTATGGCATTTCTGGTAAATACTCTGGCAACGGGGGAAGTTTATGTTGCGCGTTATTACATGAAACGTAAGGCGTATGTCGCGGCGGCCAGACGAGCTCAATTCATACTTCAAGAATATCCACAGACACCGGCTATAGAGGAGGCGCTGTACATTATGGCGCGTGCTTATAACGAACTGGGTTTGATTGATTTGCGTGATGATGCGGAAAAAGTGATGCGTAAAAATTTTCCAGATAGTGACTATCTCTCAGATTCAGAGTCTCTTGGTGAAAAGCCATGGTGGAGAATATGGTAG
- a CDS encoding recombinase family protein, translating to MVEVFDRCGVSFSAVTQQINSATSMGRLMLNVLLSFAQFEREVTGERIRDKIAASKAKGMWMGGPLPLGYDVKNRLLVVNEAEAAVVRRIFADFARDRSTTHMVRNYAAEGIRTKTGRTFCKQSIYKLLHNRMYLGEIVHKGRYYLGQHPPILTSAQWQATHDVLAQTAEERRAAVATDGRGLPLLRGLLFTTSGERLIPTRTTKKGQCYRYYTPAKDRHFGAGASDFGSLPAEPIEALVVEQICQVLRAPESVQAVWDRVRESGLDLDQARVVMPMRQLAAVWPSLFPAEQRRLAQLLIERVLIGDDGLEILWRDAGWVELIDELRPGSIGAELAEVETTV from the coding sequence ATGGTGGAAGTGTTCGACCGCTGCGGCGTGAGCTTCAGCGCCGTCACCCAGCAGATCAACTCGGCCACCTCGATGGGGCGGCTGATGCTGAACGTGCTGCTGTCCTTCGCCCAGTTCGAGCGCGAGGTCACCGGCGAGCGCATTCGCGACAAGATCGCTGCCAGCAAGGCCAAGGGCATGTGGATGGGCGGGCCGCTGCCGCTCGGTTACGACGTGAAGAACCGCCTGCTCGTCGTCAACGAGGCGGAGGCGGCGGTGGTGCGGCGCATCTTCGCCGACTTCGCCCGCGATCGCTCGACCACCCACATGGTGCGCAACTACGCGGCCGAAGGCATCCGCACCAAGACGGGCCGCACCTTCTGCAAGCAGTCGATTTACAAGCTGCTGCACAACCGCATGTACCTCGGCGAGATCGTCCACAAGGGTCGCTACTACCTGGGCCAGCACCCGCCGATCCTGACCAGCGCCCAGTGGCAGGCCACCCACGACGTGCTGGCCCAGACCGCCGAGGAACGGCGCGCGGCGGTGGCTACGGACGGGCGCGGCTTGCCGTTGCTGCGCGGACTGCTGTTCACCACCAGCGGCGAGCGGTTGATCCCGACCCGCACGACCAAGAAGGGCCAGTGCTACCGGTACTACACGCCGGCCAAGGATCGGCACTTCGGGGCGGGCGCCTCCGACTTCGGCAGCCTGCCTGCCGAGCCGATCGAGGCCTTGGTGGTGGAGCAGATCTGCCAAGTGTTGCGGGCGCCGGAGAGCGTGCAAGCGGTGTGGGACCGGGTGCGCGAAAGCGGCCTCGATCTCGACCAGGCGCGGGTGGTGATGCCGATGCGCCAGCTCGCCGCCGTCTGGCCCTCGCTGTTTCCGGCCGAGCAACGGCGCCTGGCACAGCTGCTGATCGAGCGCGTACTGATCGGCGACGACGGGCTGGAGATCCTTTGGCGCGACGCCGGCTGGGTGGAACTCATCGACGAACTGCGCCCCGGCAGCATCGGCGCGGAACTGGCGGAAGTGGAGACGACGGTATGA
- a CDS encoding IS5 family transposase — MSFADAEYANKGKVTRREKFLDQLDGLLPWQAMIDVIEPHYAPGNGRGRKPFALELMLRAHVAQIIYNYSDPGMEDALYEIESLRRFCGIRLEAVLDESTILQFRHLLEKHGLMDQIFQVINQTLGERGLFLKAGTIVDASLIAAPTSTKNKSRSRDPEMHSSKKGNQWFFGSKFHIGVDHETGLVHTLKVTSGHVSDVAEAAALLHGEEQFVHGDAGYQGLDKRPEMPAESPPACVIAMRPGKLARLTKDDSGAAQLLRGAARELAKRRAKVEHVFRDIKIRFGYAKNRYRGLAKNAARLTFLTAIANVIRGDAYERRCLVASEI; from the coding sequence ATGAGTTTTGCTGATGCCGAATACGCCAATAAGGGCAAAGTCACGCGCCGCGAGAAGTTTCTCGATCAACTTGATGGATTATTGCCTTGGCAGGCTATGATTGATGTTATTGAACCACACTATGCGCCAGGCAATGGGCGTGGCCGCAAACCATTTGCCTTGGAATTGATGCTGCGCGCGCATGTTGCGCAAATTATCTACAACTATTCCGATCCGGGCATGGAAGATGCGCTGTATGAGATTGAATCACTGCGCCGTTTTTGCGGCATTCGTCTGGAAGCCGTGCTGGATGAAAGCACCATTTTGCAATTTCGGCATTTACTGGAAAAACACGGGTTAATGGATCAGATCTTCCAGGTCATCAACCAAACGCTGGGTGAGCGTGGGTTGTTCTTGAAAGCCGGCACCATCGTCGATGCCAGCCTGATTGCCGCGCCGACTTCAACCAAAAATAAGAGCCGGTCGCGTGATCCAGAAATGCATTCCAGCAAAAAGGGCAATCAATGGTTTTTCGGCAGCAAGTTTCATATCGGCGTCGATCATGAAACCGGGTTGGTGCATACGCTCAAAGTAACCTCGGGGCATGTCAGCGACGTTGCCGAAGCCGCCGCCCTGCTGCATGGCGAGGAACAGTTTGTTCATGGCGATGCCGGATATCAGGGGCTGGATAAACGCCCGGAGATGCCGGCGGAAAGCCCTCCAGCCTGCGTGATCGCGATGCGTCCGGGCAAACTGGCCAGGCTCACGAAAGACGATTCCGGGGCGGCTCAACTACTGCGCGGTGCCGCCCGTGAGCTGGCGAAACGCCGCGCCAAAGTCGAACACGTGTTTCGGGATATCAAAATCCGCTTTGGGTATGCTAAAAATCGCTATCGCGGCCTGGCCAAAAATGCGGCCCGTTTGACCTTCCTGACAGCCATTGCCAACGTCATCCGTGGTGATGCTTATGAACGTCGATGTCTTGTTGCGTCTGAAATTTGA
- the dnaJ gene encoding molecular chaperone DnaJ produces MTQRDYYEVLGVNRNADESELKKVYRKLAMKYHPDRNAGNAESEERFKEIKEAFEVLSDSNKRAAYDQFGHAGLNGAAGGGGAQGFSDAFSDIFGDLFGMRGGQSGAQRGADLRYNLEITLEQAARGAETQIRIPKMDACDTCRGSGAKPGSSPKTCQKCNGHGQVRMQQGFFSIQQACPQCHGSGKVITDPCHDCHGSGRVKRHKTLNIKIPAGVDEGDSIRLSGEGEAGVAGSPPGDLYVVIHLASHSVFQREGNNLHCEIPTSFATAALGGEIEVPTLDGHARIKIPAGTQTGKIFRLRGKGITGVRNHVTGDLLCHVSLETPVNLTARQKELLEEFETISQKDDSRHSPRAKSWMDKAREFFSE; encoded by the coding sequence ATGACCCAGCGTGATTATTATGAAGTACTCGGCGTCAACCGTAATGCCGATGAAAGTGAACTGAAGAAAGTCTATCGGAAGCTGGCGATGAAATATCATCCGGACCGTAATGCGGGCAATGCAGAGTCAGAGGAACGTTTCAAGGAAATCAAAGAGGCGTTTGAGGTACTTTCAGACAGCAATAAGCGCGCAGCTTACGATCAGTTTGGTCATGCTGGCTTAAACGGTGCGGCTGGTGGAGGGGGTGCGCAGGGATTCAGCGATGCTTTCAGCGATATTTTTGGGGACCTTTTCGGAATGCGAGGGGGGCAGTCTGGCGCGCAACGTGGCGCGGATCTGCGCTATAACCTGGAAATAACGCTGGAACAAGCCGCGCGGGGAGCGGAGACGCAAATTCGTATTCCTAAAATGGATGCTTGCGATACATGCCGTGGTAGCGGCGCAAAACCGGGTTCTTCACCCAAAACCTGCCAGAAATGTAATGGTCATGGCCAGGTCCGCATGCAACAAGGTTTCTTCTCGATTCAGCAAGCCTGTCCACAGTGCCATGGCAGCGGTAAAGTCATTACTGATCCTTGCCATGACTGTCATGGTTCTGGCCGCGTCAAGCGTCATAAGACACTGAATATTAAAATTCCTGCTGGGGTGGATGAGGGTGACAGTATTCGTTTGTCTGGAGAAGGTGAAGCCGGTGTTGCCGGCAGTCCTCCTGGTGATCTGTATGTAGTGATTCATTTGGCCAGCCACTCGGTTTTTCAGCGGGAAGGCAATAACCTGCATTGTGAAATTCCCACCAGCTTTGCAACGGCTGCTCTTGGGGGTGAAATAGAAGTACCGACACTTGATGGCCATGCGCGTATCAAAATCCCGGCAGGCACTCAGACCGGTAAGATATTTCGTTTGCGTGGCAAAGGCATAACGGGTGTGCGTAACCATGTAACCGGTGATTTGCTATGCCATGTTTCGCTGGAAACACCGGTTAACCTGACTGCTCGCCAGAAAGAGCTGTTGGAAGAATTTGAGACAATCAGTCAGAAAGATGACTCACGTCATAGCCCCCGAGCCAAATCCTGGATGGACAAGGCACGTGAGTTTTTTAGCGAGTGA